A genomic segment from Idiomarina piscisalsi encodes:
- the rpsJ gene encoding 30S ribosomal protein S10, with translation MANQRIRIRLKAFDHRLIDQSTAEIVETAKRTGAQVRGPIPLPTRKERFTVLISPHVNKDARDQYEIRTHKRLIDIMDPTDKTVDALMRLDLAAGVDVQISLG, from the coding sequence ATGGCTAATCAAAGAATTCGGATTCGTTTGAAAGCGTTCGATCACCGTCTGATCGACCAGTCAACTGCAGAGATCGTAGAAACTGCAAAACGCACTGGTGCTCAGGTACGTGGTCCTATCCCACTGCCAACACGGAAAGAACGCTTCACCGTGCTGATTTCTCCACACGTGAATAAAGACGCGCGTGACCAGTACGAAATCCGCACCCACAAGCGTCTGATTGACATCATGGACCCAACTGACAAAACCGTAGACGCGCTTATGCGTTTAGATTTGGCAGCTGGTGTTGATGTACAAATCAGCTTGGGTTAA
- the rplC gene encoding 50S ribosomal protein L3 has product MAIGLVGRKVGMTRVFQEDGASVPVTVIEVLANRVTQVKSEDTDGYRALQVTTGEKKASRVTKPLAGHYAKAGTEAGRGLWEFRLENGEGEDYAVGAELTVEVLAEVKKVDVTGTSKGKGFAGAVKRWNFRTQDATHGNSLAHRAPGSIGQNQSPGKVFKGKKMAGQMGNEQVTTQSLELVRVDAERNLLLIKGAVPGATGGDVIVKPAVKA; this is encoded by the coding sequence ATGGCTATAGGTCTAGTCGGTCGTAAAGTAGGAATGACGCGTGTCTTCCAGGAAGACGGCGCTTCTGTTCCTGTTACTGTGATCGAAGTGCTGGCGAACCGTGTGACTCAGGTTAAATCTGAGGACACAGACGGTTATCGTGCCCTTCAAGTGACCACAGGCGAGAAGAAAGCAAGCCGTGTAACCAAGCCTTTAGCAGGTCATTACGCTAAAGCTGGTACAGAGGCAGGTCGTGGTCTTTGGGAATTCCGCCTGGAAAATGGCGAAGGCGAAGACTACGCAGTTGGTGCAGAGCTGACTGTTGAAGTTTTGGCAGAAGTTAAGAAAGTAGACGTTACTGGTACCTCTAAAGGTAAAGGTTTTGCTGGTGCTGTTAAGCGCTGGAATTTCCGTACGCAAGACGCTACTCACGGTAACTCATTGGCTCACCGTGCACCGGGTTCAATCGGTCAAAACCAGTCGCCTGGTAAGGTATTCAAAGGCAAGAAAATGGCTGGCCAAATGGGTAATGAACAAGTCACTACGCAATCACTTGAACTTGTTCGAGTCGATGCAGAGCGTAACCTTTTATTAATCAAAGGTGCGGTACCGGGAGCTACCGGTGGTGATGTTATCGTTAAACCTGCGGTCAAGGCATAA
- the rplD gene encoding 50S ribosomal protein L4, which yields MELTLKDAKGALEVSEATFGREFNEALVHQVVVAYAAGARQGTKAQKTRSEVAGGGKKPWRQKGTGRARAGTIRSPIWRSGGATFAAKPQNHSQKVNKKMYRGAIKSILSELIRQERLVVVEKFGVEEPKTKQLAAKLKEMDMNDVLIVTKEVDENLFLASRNLHKVDVRDVQGIDPVSLIAFEKVLMTADAVKQLEEVLS from the coding sequence ATGGAATTAACATTGAAAGACGCAAAAGGCGCTCTTGAGGTTTCCGAAGCTACCTTTGGACGTGAGTTTAATGAAGCCCTTGTCCATCAAGTAGTTGTAGCATACGCTGCAGGTGCTCGTCAGGGCACTAAAGCTCAGAAGACTCGTTCTGAAGTAGCAGGTGGCGGTAAGAAACCTTGGCGTCAAAAAGGGACTGGTCGTGCTCGTGCGGGTACTATCCGTAGTCCAATTTGGCGTTCTGGTGGTGCAACGTTTGCGGCTAAACCGCAAAACCACAGCCAGAAAGTTAACAAGAAAATGTACCGTGGTGCGATTAAAAGCATCCTTTCTGAACTCATTCGCCAAGAGCGTTTGGTTGTTGTTGAAAAATTTGGTGTTGAAGAGCCAAAGACGAAGCAACTGGCTGCAAAGCTAAAAGAAATGGATATGAACGATGTGTTAATCGTAACCAAAGAAGTTGACGAGAACCTATTTTTAGCGTCTCGCAACTTGCATAAAGTAGACGTGCGTGACGTTCAGGGTATTGACCCTGTCAGTCTGATTGCTTTCGAAAAAGTATTGATGACTGCAGACGCCGTCAAGCAGCTTGAGGAGGTGTTATCATGA
- the rplW gene encoding 50S ribosomal protein L23, which translates to MMREERLLNVIVAPHVSEKSTMTAEDNNTVVFKVAVDATKAEIKAAVEKLFEVEVKNVRTVNVKGKTKRTGFRFGKRSDWKKAYVALKEGADIDFAGGAE; encoded by the coding sequence ATGATGCGCGAAGAACGTTTGCTTAATGTGATTGTAGCACCTCACGTTTCGGAAAAGTCGACAATGACTGCTGAAGACAACAACACGGTTGTATTCAAAGTAGCTGTTGATGCGACAAAAGCCGAAATCAAAGCAGCTGTCGAAAAACTTTTTGAAGTTGAAGTCAAAAACGTACGTACCGTCAACGTGAAGGGTAAAACCAAGCGTACCGGTTTCCGTTTCGGAAAACGTAGCGACTGGAAAAAAGCGTATGTTGCCTTGAAAGAAGGTGCTGACATTGACTTCGCTGGCGGCGCTGAGTAA
- the rplB gene encoding 50S ribosomal protein L2, whose translation MAVVKSKPTSPGQRHKIKVVGQELYKGKPYAPLLEKNSKSGGRNNNGRITVRHIGGGHKHHYRIVDFKRNKDGIPAKVERIEYDPNRSANIALVLYADGERRYILAPKNLNVGDRIQSGSDAPIKPGNTLPMRNIPVGSVVHAVELQPGKGAQMARSAGAYCQILARDGAYVTIRLRSGEMRRVQAEGRATLGEVGNAEHMLRQLGKAGANRWRGIRPTVRGVAMNPVDHPHGGGEGRTSGGRHPVSPWGTPTKGYKTRKNKRTDKFIVRRRNK comes from the coding sequence ATGGCTGTAGTTAAAAGTAAGCCTACGTCTCCGGGTCAACGCCACAAGATAAAAGTCGTTGGTCAGGAACTGTATAAAGGCAAGCCTTACGCACCATTGCTGGAAAAGAACAGCAAATCTGGTGGTCGTAACAATAACGGTCGTATTACGGTTCGTCACATCGGCGGTGGTCACAAACACCACTACCGTATTGTCGACTTCAAACGTAATAAAGACGGCATTCCTGCAAAAGTGGAACGTATTGAATACGATCCGAACCGTTCAGCAAACATTGCTTTGGTTCTGTATGCAGACGGTGAACGCCGTTACATTTTAGCGCCTAAGAACTTGAACGTGGGTGACCGCATTCAATCTGGTTCAGATGCGCCTATCAAACCAGGTAACACGTTGCCAATGCGTAATATCCCAGTGGGTAGTGTTGTGCATGCTGTTGAGTTACAGCCTGGTAAAGGTGCGCAGATGGCTCGTTCAGCTGGTGCATATTGCCAAATTTTGGCGCGTGATGGTGCTTATGTAACCATTCGCCTGCGCTCTGGTGAAATGCGTCGTGTTCAAGCTGAAGGCCGCGCTACTCTTGGTGAAGTTGGTAACGCAGAACACATGCTGCGTCAATTGGGTAAAGCCGGTGCAAACCGCTGGCGTGGTATTCGTCCTACCGTACGTGGTGTGGCGATGAACCCAGTTGATCACCCACATGGTGGTGGTGAAGGCCGTACTTCTGGTGGTCGTCACCCTGTAAGTCCATGGGGCACGCCGACCAAGGGCTACAAAACCCGTAAGAACAAGCGTACTGATAAATTTATCGTACGTCGTCGCAACAAATAA
- the rpsS gene encoding 30S ribosomal protein S19: MPRSLKKGPFIDLHLLNKVEKALEAGDKKPIKTWSRRSMIIPDMIGLTIAVHNGRQHVPVFVSDEMIGHKLGEFAPTRTYRGHAADKKAKKR; the protein is encoded by the coding sequence ATGCCACGTTCTCTTAAAAAAGGTCCATTTATTGACCTTCACCTGCTAAATAAGGTGGAGAAAGCGTTGGAAGCCGGGGATAAAAAGCCAATTAAAACTTGGTCCCGTCGTTCAATGATCATCCCTGATATGATCGGTTTGACTATCGCTGTTCACAACGGTCGTCAACACGTTCCGGTTTTCGTCTCAGACGAAATGATCGGTCATAAACTGGGCGAATTCGCACCAACCCGTACTTATCGCGGCCATGCTGCTGATAAGAAAGCGAAGAAACGGTAA
- the rplV gene encoding 50S ribosomal protein L22, whose amino-acid sequence MEAIAKHQFARVSAQKGRLVADQIRGLPVEKALDILAYSPKAAAGLIKKVLESAIANAEHNEGADIDELKVAKIFLDEGPTMKRIKPRAKGRADRIFKRTSHITVVVSDS is encoded by the coding sequence ATGGAAGCAATTGCTAAACACCAATTTGCCCGCGTTTCTGCTCAAAAGGGCCGTTTGGTCGCAGACCAAATCCGTGGACTTCCAGTAGAAAAAGCGCTGGATATCCTGGCATACAGCCCGAAAGCAGCTGCTGGCTTAATTAAGAAAGTTTTAGAGTCAGCAATCGCGAACGCGGAGCACAACGAAGGTGCGGACATCGATGAGCTGAAAGTTGCTAAGATCTTTTTAGACGAAGGTCCAACAATGAAGCGCATCAAGCCACGTGCGAAAGGCCGTGCCGATCGTATCTTTAAGCGCACCAGCCACATTACTGTGGTCGTGTCGGATAGCTAG
- the rpsC gene encoding 30S ribosomal protein S3: MGQKVHPNGIRLGISRPWNATWYANTNEFADNLHSDHQVRKFLTKELRNASVSRIVIERPAKSVRVTIHTARPGVVIGKKGEDVEKLRKEVQKLTGAPSQINISEVRKPELDSQLVADNIAGQLERRVMFRRAMKRAVQNAIRLGAKGIKVEVSGRLGGAEIARTEWYREGRVPLHTLRADIDYSTSEANTTYGIIGVKVWIFRGEVLGGLPTEEKPAPKRGKNRK, translated from the coding sequence ATGGGTCAGAAAGTACATCCTAATGGTATTCGCCTAGGTATCTCCAGACCATGGAATGCAACCTGGTATGCGAATACAAATGAGTTTGCTGATAACCTACACAGTGACCATCAGGTACGTAAGTTCCTGACAAAAGAACTGCGTAACGCATCAGTGTCTCGTATCGTAATTGAACGCCCAGCTAAGAGTGTTCGTGTGACTATTCACACTGCGCGTCCTGGCGTTGTTATCGGTAAGAAAGGTGAAGACGTAGAAAAGCTGCGTAAAGAAGTTCAGAAATTGACTGGCGCGCCGTCGCAAATCAATATCTCTGAAGTACGTAAGCCTGAACTGGATTCACAGCTTGTTGCTGACAACATTGCTGGTCAGTTAGAGCGTCGAGTTATGTTCCGTCGTGCAATGAAGCGTGCTGTACAGAACGCTATTCGCTTAGGTGCTAAAGGTATCAAAGTTGAAGTTAGCGGTCGTTTAGGCGGCGCAGAAATCGCACGTACTGAGTGGTATCGTGAAGGTCGTGTACCTCTGCACACATTACGTGCGGATATTGATTACTCGACTTCAGAAGCGAACACCACTTACGGTATCATCGGTGTGAAGGTCTGGATTTTCCGTGGCGAGGTTTTAGGTGGCCTGCCAACAGAAGAAAAGCCAGCTCCTAAGCGCGGCAAAAACCGTAAGTAA
- the rplP gene encoding 50S ribosomal protein L16 yields the protein MLQPKRTKFRKVHTGRNRGLAQSGNKVSFGSYGLKATDRGRMTARQIEAGRRAMTRHVKRQGKIWIRVFPDKPITKKPLEVRMGKGKGNVEYWVAQIQPGRVLYEMDGVPEELAREAFRLAARKLPFKTTFVTRTVM from the coding sequence ATGTTACAACCTAAGCGTACAAAATTCCGTAAGGTTCACACAGGCCGCAACCGTGGTCTGGCGCAGTCTGGTAACAAAGTCAGCTTCGGTTCATACGGTTTAAAAGCAACTGACCGTGGTCGTATGACTGCACGTCAAATCGAAGCCGGCCGTCGTGCAATGACTCGTCACGTTAAGCGTCAGGGTAAAATCTGGATCCGCGTATTCCCAGACAAACCTATTACCAAGAAGCCTTTAGAAGTTCGTATGGGTAAAGGTAAAGGTAACGTTGAATACTGGGTTGCTCAGATTCAACCAGGTCGCGTTCTGTATGAAATGGACGGTGTTCCTGAAGAGTTGGCACGTGAAGCGTTCCGCTTAGCGGCACGTAAACTGCCTTTCAAAACAACCTTTGTGACTCGGACGGTAATGTGA
- the rpmC gene encoding 50S ribosomal protein L29, whose product MKASELKEKTVEQLQEELLNLRREQFNLRMQAATGQLNQTHMMKQVRRNIARVKTILNEKAGA is encoded by the coding sequence ATGAAAGCAAGTGAACTGAAAGAAAAAACCGTTGAGCAGCTGCAAGAAGAATTGCTGAACCTACGTCGTGAGCAGTTTAATCTGCGCATGCAGGCGGCAACTGGTCAGCTGAATCAGACTCACATGATGAAACAAGTGCGTCGCAATATCGCACGTGTTAAAACCATCTTAAATGAGAAGGCAGGTGCGTAA
- the rpsQ gene encoding 30S ribosomal protein S17, which yields MAEEKRVRTLQGKVVSDKMDKTITVAVERRVKHPVYGKYITRTTKVHAHDEDNQVKQGDTVIVRECRPLSKNKSWTLVEIVERATVV from the coding sequence ATGGCTGAAGAAAAACGTGTTCGTACTCTGCAAGGCAAAGTTGTCAGCGATAAGATGGATAAAACCATCACTGTAGCTGTTGAACGTCGTGTAAAGCACCCGGTATACGGGAAGTACATCACGCGTACAACTAAGGTACACGCGCATGACGAAGACAACCAAGTTAAACAGGGCGATACCGTGATTGTTCGCGAATGTCGTCCTCTGTCTAAGAACAAATCTTGGACATTGGTTGAAATTGTAGAGCGTGCAACTGTTGTCTAA
- a CDS encoding Na+/H+ antiporter subunit G, with protein sequence MDALNELPVWSQWLVGFFILLGAVFAFIGSLGLAVLPDFFTRLHAPTKNTTLGIGGIVIATIIVMSLQNGLSLSELLIAIFLFLTAPISAHIMAKAALHTELQMFHKTRDYRKEGDAYEHEKTDS encoded by the coding sequence ATGGATGCGTTAAACGAATTACCCGTATGGAGTCAGTGGCTAGTCGGCTTCTTTATTCTACTGGGCGCTGTTTTTGCGTTTATCGGCTCTTTAGGGCTTGCGGTTCTGCCTGACTTTTTTACGCGACTTCATGCACCAACAAAAAATACGACCTTAGGTATTGGTGGTATTGTTATCGCCACTATCATTGTCATGAGCTTACAAAACGGACTGTCTTTGAGTGAGCTACTTATTGCGATTTTTCTATTCTTAACCGCACCGATTAGTGCACACATCATGGCCAAGGCAGCGTTACACACAGAGCTCCAGATGTTTCATAAAACGAGAGATTATCGTAAAGAAGGTGATGCTTACGAGCATGAAAAAACCGACTCTTAA
- a CDS encoding K+/H+ antiporter subunit F: MLGTLLQIAFLLFSLAILMNFWRLIKGPDLPDRILALDTIYINSLALLLLLGLYQNTQTYFEAALLIAMFGFVGTIAAGKFLLRGDLIE, translated from the coding sequence ATGTTAGGTACCTTACTGCAAATTGCGTTTTTGCTGTTTAGCCTGGCAATCCTGATGAATTTCTGGCGTCTCATTAAAGGCCCTGATCTTCCCGACCGGATTTTAGCGTTAGATACTATCTACATAAATTCTCTGGCGTTGCTTTTATTGCTGGGTCTGTATCAAAACACTCAAACCTATTTCGAAGCCGCACTGCTCATCGCGATGTTTGGCTTTGTGGGCACTATTGCCGCAGGTAAGTTTCTCTTGCGCGGCGATCTTATAGAATAA
- a CDS encoding Na+/H+ antiporter subunit E codes for MNKLLPAPMLSLFLLVIWLLLFNSISAGVVLLGLIFALLIPILFKPAWPSFVRVKKPHLAVIYFFILLYDIIIANFKVAALIVGKRRSITPAFFVFPLDMKEELPVTILASTITLTPGTVSCEITRGRKGILVHAFSEEDPNEVIKVIRHRYERRLKEIFQC; via the coding sequence ATGAATAAACTGTTACCGGCCCCCATGTTAAGCCTTTTTTTGCTGGTTATTTGGCTTTTATTGTTTAATTCTATCAGTGCTGGGGTGGTATTGTTGGGGCTTATCTTCGCCCTGCTTATTCCTATTTTGTTCAAGCCAGCCTGGCCAAGCTTTGTTAGAGTAAAAAAGCCGCACCTAGCCGTTATCTATTTCTTCATTTTGCTCTACGACATTATTATTGCGAACTTTAAAGTTGCGGCGCTAATTGTCGGCAAAAGACGCTCTATTACACCCGCATTTTTCGTTTTCCCGCTGGATATGAAAGAAGAACTGCCGGTAACCATTCTGGCAAGTACCATAACGCTGACGCCGGGTACCGTTTCTTGTGAAATCACTCGCGGGAGAAAAGGTATTTTGGTACACGCATTCTCGGAGGAAGACCCCAACGAGGTGATTAAAGTAATTCGTCACCGCTACGAGCGCCGATTAAAGGAGATATTCCAATGTTAG
- a CDS encoding monovalent cation/H+ antiporter subunit D: MWHQHLAILPILIPLFTALLQLLPWGDRPQPKRRAIGLAASILTLVASTFLVIEVNSQEMLVYLLGNWEAPFGIVLMVDKLSAMMMLLTAILALPVLVYGCYSEDNLGSHFHALFQFQIMGIMGAFATGDLFNLFVFFEVLLISSYALLMHGGGKFRVRATLHYVLLNLLGSALFLISVGTLYGVTGTLNMADMAVKIQALSGDQAVLAKAGALMLLIVFGLKAALLPLHFWLPQAYSTTSGVVAALFAIMTKVGIYSIIRVYTLIFGADANELALIAHDWLWVMGLLTMLAGAVGILAARDLRLMVAYLVVISVGTILTAYSLFSTQTTGAALFYLIHSTFITGALFLLADVMAFERGKTASRIVSGKKMANHSTYAVMFLVSAVAIIGLPPLSGFVSKLMILESANANGHNFWLWAAIIGATFIMLVAVTRAGSKMIWHTLSGKPSDQSAALGKRASIASLLLLSLLMTVFANPIQQYTQSVAEQLERTEDYPNWVLGSPEVSDE; this comes from the coding sequence CGCAGCCCAAAAGACGGGCAATTGGCCTTGCTGCGAGTATTCTGACACTGGTCGCGAGCACATTCCTCGTTATTGAAGTTAACTCTCAAGAAATGCTGGTCTACTTATTGGGTAATTGGGAAGCCCCTTTTGGCATTGTTCTTATGGTCGATAAGCTTAGCGCCATGATGATGCTGCTTACTGCCATACTTGCGCTTCCTGTACTTGTATATGGCTGCTACTCTGAAGACAATCTGGGCTCCCACTTCCATGCGCTCTTTCAGTTTCAGATAATGGGCATAATGGGTGCTTTCGCCACAGGTGACTTATTTAACCTGTTTGTTTTCTTCGAGGTTCTGCTCATATCTTCCTACGCTCTGCTTATGCACGGCGGAGGTAAGTTTAGAGTAAGAGCGACCCTTCACTATGTCTTACTGAACCTATTGGGTTCCGCTCTTTTCTTGATAAGCGTAGGAACCTTATACGGTGTCACCGGCACTTTGAACATGGCTGATATGGCCGTTAAAATACAGGCGTTGAGTGGCGATCAGGCGGTGCTCGCAAAAGCCGGTGCGCTTATGTTGCTCATCGTGTTTGGGTTAAAGGCTGCGTTACTGCCACTTCATTTTTGGCTACCGCAAGCATACTCGACAACCAGCGGCGTCGTTGCGGCTCTATTCGCAATAATGACGAAGGTTGGGATTTACTCAATCATTCGTGTCTATACATTGATATTCGGTGCCGACGCCAATGAGCTCGCCCTTATCGCCCACGACTGGTTGTGGGTAATGGGTTTATTAACTATGCTCGCAGGCGCCGTTGGTATATTAGCCGCTCGTGACCTTCGCTTAATGGTTGCCTACTTGGTTGTTATTTCTGTGGGAACCATATTGACGGCTTACAGCCTGTTCTCCACTCAGACAACCGGCGCTGCACTGTTTTATTTGATTCATTCAACATTTATAACAGGGGCACTGTTCCTTCTCGCCGATGTTATGGCATTTGAAAGGGGGAAGACCGCTTCCCGCATTGTATCGGGCAAAAAGATGGCGAACCACTCGACCTATGCAGTCATGTTCCTTGTGTCGGCCGTTGCCATCATTGGACTTCCCCCCCTCTCCGGTTTTGTGAGTAAATTAATGATTCTGGAATCGGCCAATGCGAACGGACATAACTTTTGGTTATGGGCTGCTATTATAGGCGCCACTTTCATTATGCTGGTGGCCGTTACTCGGGCAGGCAGTAAAATGATTTGGCACACGCTATCGGGAAAACCGTCCGATCAATCGGCGGCGTTGGGTAAGAGAGCCTCAATTGCCAGTCTATTATTGCTGTCATTATTGATGACTGTATTTGCAAACCCAATACAACAGTACACTCAATCAGTAGCTGAGCAACTTGAGCGTACGGAAGACTACCCAAACTGGGTTTTAGGATCACCGGAGGTGTCAGATGAATAA